The Phycisphaerae bacterium genome contains a region encoding:
- a CDS encoding FAD-dependent oxidoreductase, with amino-acid sequence MSSDRTAEPMNNHSFDLVVCGGGTAGSAAAIRAARLGLSVALLERQSQLGGSATAALVTPVMPNAAAGTELVAGIHRQLHDELTRLGVGEVHGFDPVWAAIVLERWAAEAGVRLFYHTELIGVRKNGPHLAAVQAAALGKRFEVRGRYFIDATGDALVANFAGEPVRMGREETGEHQPMSLRFIVTGVDVQRVTSFFRNKSPESVWPRQDLPGLATYSLEPQWLTEQAGESEELARWQAQLTFSFYTIPGRPDALCFNAPRVFCTDPTDAARLADAYVDGRRQIVEYWRFFRQHVPGFEHSRIETVAPLIGMRECRRIEGRFVLCEQHVRNLAKFDDTICRCNYPIDIHHAAGDGTTLWYLPADAWYEIPYRALQPQHTTNLLVAGRCISTDFVAHSSYRIIPVCRGLGEAAAYACAMAKAANADFNEVDGRQLSRRLQTAGLMPAAETST; translated from the coding sequence ATGAGCAGTGATCGTACCGCTGAACCGATGAACAACCATAGCTTCGACCTCGTGGTCTGCGGAGGCGGAACCGCCGGCAGCGCCGCCGCCATCCGCGCCGCCCGCCTCGGTCTCTCCGTGGCCCTCCTCGAACGTCAAAGCCAACTCGGCGGATCGGCGACCGCTGCGCTGGTCACGCCGGTCATGCCCAACGCCGCCGCCGGAACCGAACTGGTCGCCGGCATCCATCGCCAACTGCACGACGAACTGACCCGGCTGGGCGTCGGCGAGGTCCACGGCTTCGATCCGGTCTGGGCCGCAATTGTCCTCGAGCGCTGGGCCGCCGAGGCCGGAGTGCGGCTGTTCTACCACACCGAACTGATCGGCGTCCGCAAAAACGGCCCGCACCTCGCCGCGGTGCAGGCCGCCGCCCTGGGCAAACGATTCGAGGTGCGCGGAAGATACTTCATCGACGCGACCGGCGACGCCCTAGTCGCGAACTTCGCCGGCGAGCCGGTCCGAATGGGCCGTGAGGAAACCGGCGAACACCAGCCCATGAGCCTGCGTTTCATCGTCACCGGCGTGGACGTCCAACGTGTGACGAGTTTCTTTCGAAACAAATCGCCCGAGTCGGTCTGGCCGCGCCAGGACCTGCCCGGCCTCGCCACCTACAGCCTCGAACCGCAGTGGCTCACCGAGCAGGCGGGAGAGTCCGAAGAACTGGCCCGCTGGCAAGCGCAATTGACCTTCAGCTTCTACACGATTCCCGGCCGACCGGACGCCCTCTGCTTCAACGCCCCGCGCGTCTTCTGCACCGATCCGACGGACGCCGCCCGTCTGGCCGACGCCTACGTCGACGGACGCCGACAGATCGTCGAGTACTGGCGGTTCTTCCGCCAACACGTGCCCGGCTTCGAACACTCACGAATCGAAACCGTCGCCCCGCTGATCGGCATGCGCGAATGCCGCCGGATCGAAGGGCGATTTGTCCTCTGCGAACAACACGTGCGGAACCTGGCGAAATTCGACGATACCATCTGCCGCTGCAACTACCCGATCGACATCCACCACGCGGCGGGAGACGGCACAACGCTGTGGTACCTCCCAGCCGACGCGTGGTACGAAATCCCCTACCGCGCCCTTCAGCCGCAACACACGACGAACCTCCTCGTCGCCGGACGATGCATCTCCACCGACTTCGTTGCCCACAGCTCCTACCGGATCATCCCCGTCTGCCGCGGACTCGGCGAAGCCGCCGCCTACGCCTGCGCCATGGCCAAAGCCGCGAACGCCGACTTCAACGAAGTCGACGGCCGCCAACTGAGCCGACGCCTCCAAACCGCCGGGCTAATGCCCGCGGCCGAAACATCAACGTAA
- a CDS encoding PQQ-dependent sugar dehydrogenase, whose product MKTSIHRGLGFGTGLAIVLLLGGCPAPAPPPTGDTVAVQEVASGFTSPLGFAIPDDGSQRKFVIDQIGLIVILDPNDNRVQTPFLDLQSRMVNLSAAYDERGLLGLAFHPNYADNGRFFVAYNAPLDPNDPNEFNSRLRLAEFAVSQNPNLADPNSERVLLQLLKPQANHNGGQLTFGPDGFLYFSIGDGGGAGDVGFGHTDAIGNGQDRTNLFGSIIRIDVDAGDPYAVPPDNPFAADPNARGEIWAYGLRNPYRFSFDQAGQNRLFAGDAGQNLMEEVDIVVRGGNYGWNIREGTLCFDPSAPADPPQNCPDVGPNGQTLIDPIIAYRHTDAQGNPAGIAVVGGYVYRGTALPNLAGQYVFGDFSRSFLQPNGAVFAARQLPDETWEMNELAIADRPNSRLNRFVLGFAQDADGELYVGTSQNLGPAGNTGVLYQIVPAP is encoded by the coding sequence ATGAAGACGTCAATACATAGGGGATTGGGATTCGGAACCGGTTTGGCGATCGTGCTCCTGCTGGGCGGATGTCCCGCCCCCGCCCCGCCGCCGACCGGCGACACCGTCGCCGTTCAAGAGGTGGCCTCCGGCTTCACCTCGCCGCTGGGGTTTGCAATCCCCGACGACGGCTCGCAGCGGAAGTTCGTAATCGACCAGATCGGCCTGATCGTCATCCTCGACCCGAACGACAACCGGGTCCAAACGCCGTTCCTCGACCTGCAAAGCCGAATGGTGAACCTCAGCGCAGCCTACGACGAACGGGGCCTCCTCGGCTTGGCCTTTCACCCGAACTACGCCGACAACGGCCGCTTCTTCGTGGCTTACAACGCCCCGCTGGACCCGAACGACCCCAACGAGTTCAACTCGCGCCTGAGGCTCGCCGAGTTCGCCGTCTCGCAAAATCCGAACCTCGCCGATCCCAACAGCGAACGGGTCCTCCTGCAACTCCTCAAGCCGCAGGCCAACCACAACGGCGGCCAACTGACCTTCGGACCCGATGGCTTCCTCTACTTCTCCATCGGCGACGGCGGCGGAGCCGGTGACGTCGGATTCGGACACACCGACGCCATCGGCAACGGCCAGGACCGCACCAACCTCTTCGGTTCGATCATCCGCATCGACGTCGACGCCGGCGACCCCTACGCCGTCCCGCCCGACAACCCCTTCGCCGCCGACCCCAACGCCCGCGGCGAAATCTGGGCCTACGGCCTGCGCAACCCCTACCGCTTCTCCTTCGACCAGGCCGGCCAGAACCGCCTCTTCGCCGGCGACGCCGGCCAAAACCTCATGGAGGAGGTGGATATTGTCGTGCGAGGCGGCAACTACGGCTGGAACATCAGGGAAGGAACGCTGTGCTTTGATCCAAGCGCTCCCGCCGACCCGCCGCAGAACTGCCCAGACGTCGGACCCAACGGCCAGACGCTGATCGACCCGATCATCGCCTATCGCCACACCGACGCTCAGGGCAACCCGGCGGGAATCGCCGTCGTCGGCGGATACGTCTATCGCGGAACCGCCCTGCCCAACCTCGCCGGACAGTACGTCTTCGGCGACTTCAGCCGCAGCTTCCTTCAGCCCAACGGAGCCGTCTTCGCCGCACGCCAACTGCCCGACGAAACCTGGGAAATGAACGAACTCGCCATCGCCGACCGCCCGAACAGCCGCCTCAACCGCTTCGTCCTTGGATTCGCCCAGGACGCCGACGGCGAACTCTACGTCGGAACCTCGCAAAACCTCGGACCCGCCGGCAACACCGGCGTCCTCTACCAAATCGTGCCGGCGCCGTAA
- a CDS encoding AAA family ATPase, with amino-acid sequence MAQKQLFDAPRLEPAAGRRVVVTGQVGLDKKPFLQHLVDRARSNGIDIVLCNVGDMMYQEAPDVPAGRILDIPITRLNSLRRAVFRDILIAAEQHENIIVNTHATFRWRHGLFSAFDHDLIERLRPNIFLTVVDNVDAVHLRLVRDHDIDHCLKDLLVWREEEILATEVLATVTRGHGCFYVVARGEGDRNVEPTYRLIFHPQFKKVYLSFPMTHVADLPAVQAEIDRFRGMLAEHFICFDPGDLEEKRLHNIAVRAAEENRKTIEVDVLGQPVQFEVAEVLSIVGDIHGQIYARDFKFIEQADMIVSYVPQDAAGKPIISSGVERELQHAHESAKEVYVVWTPKIEPSPFITETATRVFGSLDQAMEHFQQKGYVRAYQRRFGPEGRSR; translated from the coding sequence ATGGCACAGAAGCAGCTATTCGACGCACCGCGACTGGAGCCGGCGGCGGGCCGGCGGGTGGTGGTGACGGGTCAGGTGGGCCTGGACAAGAAGCCATTTTTGCAGCACCTGGTGGATCGGGCGCGGTCGAACGGGATCGACATCGTGTTGTGCAACGTGGGCGACATGATGTACCAGGAGGCGCCGGACGTTCCGGCGGGTCGGATTCTGGACATTCCGATCACGCGGCTGAATTCGCTTCGGCGGGCGGTGTTTCGGGACATTTTGATCGCGGCGGAGCAGCACGAGAACATCATCGTGAACACGCACGCGACGTTTCGTTGGCGTCACGGGTTGTTTTCGGCGTTCGATCACGACCTGATCGAGCGTCTGCGGCCGAACATATTTTTGACGGTGGTGGACAACGTGGACGCGGTGCATTTGCGTCTGGTTCGGGATCACGACATCGACCACTGCCTCAAGGACCTGCTGGTGTGGCGGGAGGAGGAGATTCTGGCGACGGAGGTGCTGGCGACGGTGACGCGGGGGCACGGCTGTTTTTACGTGGTGGCCCGCGGCGAGGGTGATCGGAACGTGGAGCCGACGTATCGGCTGATCTTCCATCCGCAGTTCAAGAAGGTGTACCTGAGTTTTCCGATGACTCATGTGGCGGATTTGCCGGCGGTGCAGGCGGAGATCGATCGGTTTCGCGGGATGCTGGCGGAGCATTTCATCTGCTTCGATCCGGGCGACCTGGAGGAGAAGCGGCTGCACAATATCGCGGTCCGGGCGGCGGAGGAGAATCGCAAGACGATCGAGGTGGATGTGCTCGGGCAGCCGGTTCAGTTCGAGGTGGCGGAGGTCCTTTCGATCGTGGGCGACATTCACGGGCAGATCTACGCGCGGGACTTCAAGTTCATCGAGCAGGCGGACATGATCGTCAGCTACGTTCCCCAGGACGCCGCGGGCAAGCCGATCATTTCGAGCGGGGTGGAGCGTGAGCTTCAGCACGCCCACGAGTCGGCCAAGGAGGTGTACGTGGTCTGGACGCCGAAGATCGAGCCAAGCCCGTTCATCACGGAGACCGCCACGCGGGTGTTCGGCTCACTCGATCAGGCGATGGAGCACTTCCAGCAGAAGGGGTACGTCCGGGCGTATCAGCGGCGGTTCGGCCCGGAGGGCCGTTCACGTTAG
- the polX gene encoding DNA polymerase/3'-5' exonuclease PolX has translation MMHNHELATIFEQIAVMLEILGEDRFRVNSYQKAARVIEELPRDAGAMLADGELAEVAGIGKGTLGRVEEYVKTGKVTVHQELRARLPEGLMGLMAIPGVGPKTVSLAWKRLGVTNVEDLRRVIEDGSLAGLAGMGKKKVEKIRQGLAFVAAGAGRTLLGIALPIAEEILAHFRTVEGVVRVEAAGSLRRWSETVGDIDILVEADEGQRVLEDFVRSSLVAQVLAVGATKASVRVAEDIQVDVRVVPAESFGAALQYFTGSKAHNVRLREIAVKHKWKLNEYGLFKGERRVAGADEEGIYAKLGLAWIPPELREDRGEIENADKLPKLIERSDIRGDLHLHTEASDGSRTIEEMIEACIARGYQYMCITDHSKSSRIANGLDEGRLEAHIKRIRKAARSYERDILVLAGAEVDILADGRLDYGYELLAELDLVTASVHSGLGQPGEKITTRIMTAMDHPYVRIIGHPTGRIIGERAESKLDMARVLSHAAETGTWMELNASWSRLDLKDVYLRQAKEAGVRIAICTDSHDVHHLDFMAFGVYTARRGWLEAQDVVNTLSAKELTRRLAAGK, from the coding sequence ATGATGCACAACCATGAACTGGCGACGATCTTCGAGCAGATTGCGGTGATGCTCGAAATCCTTGGCGAGGATCGGTTTCGGGTCAATTCGTATCAGAAGGCGGCGCGGGTTATTGAGGAGTTGCCGCGTGACGCGGGCGCGATGCTGGCGGATGGGGAGCTGGCGGAGGTGGCGGGGATCGGGAAGGGGACGCTGGGGCGGGTCGAGGAATACGTCAAGACGGGCAAGGTGACGGTGCATCAGGAGTTGCGGGCTCGGCTGCCGGAGGGCTTGATGGGTCTGATGGCGATACCGGGGGTTGGTCCCAAGACGGTGTCGCTGGCGTGGAAGCGGCTGGGGGTGACGAACGTTGAGGACCTTCGGCGGGTGATTGAGGACGGGTCGCTGGCAGGGCTTGCGGGTATGGGGAAGAAGAAGGTGGAGAAGATTCGCCAGGGTCTGGCGTTTGTGGCTGCGGGGGCGGGGCGTACGCTTCTGGGGATTGCGCTGCCGATCGCGGAGGAGATTCTGGCGCACTTTCGGACGGTGGAAGGGGTGGTTCGGGTGGAGGCGGCCGGTTCGCTGCGGCGGTGGAGCGAGACGGTGGGGGATATTGACATTCTCGTGGAGGCCGATGAGGGGCAGAGGGTTCTGGAGGACTTTGTGCGGTCGTCGCTGGTGGCGCAGGTATTGGCGGTCGGGGCGACGAAGGCTTCGGTGCGGGTGGCAGAGGACATTCAGGTGGACGTTCGCGTGGTGCCGGCTGAAAGCTTCGGGGCGGCATTGCAGTATTTCACGGGATCCAAGGCGCACAACGTCCGACTGCGCGAGATCGCGGTGAAGCACAAGTGGAAGCTGAACGAGTACGGGTTGTTCAAGGGCGAGCGTCGGGTTGCGGGGGCGGATGAGGAGGGGATTTACGCGAAGCTGGGCCTGGCGTGGATTCCGCCGGAGCTTCGCGAGGATCGCGGCGAGATCGAGAACGCGGATAAGCTTCCGAAGCTCATCGAGCGCAGCGATATTCGGGGCGATCTGCACCTGCACACGGAGGCGAGCGACGGTTCGCGGACGATCGAGGAGATGATCGAGGCGTGCATTGCGCGCGGATACCAGTACATGTGCATCACGGATCACTCGAAGAGTTCGCGGATCGCCAACGGTCTGGATGAGGGGCGTCTGGAGGCCCACATCAAGCGGATTCGGAAGGCGGCCAGGTCGTACGAGCGGGATATTTTGGTGCTGGCGGGAGCGGAAGTCGACATTCTCGCCGACGGGCGTCTCGATTACGGTTATGAACTACTGGCTGAATTGGACCTGGTCACGGCGTCGGTCCATTCCGGTCTTGGCCAACCGGGCGAGAAGATCACCACGCGGATCATGACGGCGATGGACCATCCTTACGTGCGGATCATCGGGCATCCGACGGGACGGATCATCGGGGAGCGAGCCGAGTCCAAGCTCGACATGGCCAGGGTGCTTTCGCACGCCGCCGAGACCGGCACGTGGATGGAGCTGAATGCGTCGTGGAGTCGTCTGGACCTGAAGGATGTTTACCTTCGTCAGGCGAAGGAGGCGGGGGTTCGGATCGCGATCTGCACGGACTCGCACGACGTGCACCATCTTGATTTCATGGCGTTCGGCGTATACACTGCGCGGCGCGGTTGGCTGGAAGCGCAGGACGTCGTGAACACGCTGTCGGCCAAGGAGTTGACCAGACGGCTGGCCGCCGGCAAGTGA
- a CDS encoding MinD/ParA family protein yields MTSQEAARIASVAHLFLSELRHPDETAKIPERRKPNSDSHPPPPQQADQPARADPLYFLPEAEESALPASPVDSDRRLRVLAVLASHLRWEGAKGLVQFARHLASAGRSAALLRLEPSAAHLRLFYHKDLGGRLAGVLPAVEGDHYAETPRGPRETPVGPESGGRCIWDLLERLSQQVDYLLIAADAGCFEPVGRAVLSYCHTVCILAHPEKDHLVASYQTVKTIGAEFPGRSIGAFVTQAHDQEQARSIFSRLDQTARRFAKTGLIDFGYTLSDQNVSQELLCRADLAGNGDHDRRDCARRLEEFLTELVEEFPGSQDEEAGACEALAEAPAAVEAEASAPAEAQESVKHVESAPMISDIRSETDNGNGHGAGGLVAVDLDGDPRNGQVLPQRLAGELLGDVKICGDTFTEFLANCGLRCCLARVGERSSLVILIRDEQDLQTAAWALGNYPQSEQTLILITAVAVDAPLHRSWSRRFAKTQIVRGLEGRLDGRRMFVLERPSRQ; encoded by the coding sequence ATGACATCGCAGGAAGCGGCCCGTATCGCCTCGGTGGCGCACCTGTTCCTATCGGAACTGCGTCATCCGGACGAGACGGCGAAGATACCGGAACGACGAAAACCTAACAGCGATTCCCACCCACCACCACCGCAGCAAGCGGATCAGCCCGCTAGGGCTGATCCGCTGTATTTTTTACCGGAGGCGGAGGAGTCGGCGTTGCCGGCGTCGCCGGTTGATTCGGATCGGCGGCTTCGGGTGTTGGCGGTTCTGGCGTCGCATCTGCGGTGGGAGGGGGCGAAGGGGCTGGTTCAGTTCGCCCGTCACCTGGCGTCGGCCGGCCGGTCAGCGGCGTTGTTGCGGCTTGAGCCGTCGGCGGCGCATTTGCGGTTGTTCTATCACAAGGATCTGGGCGGGCGGTTGGCGGGCGTGCTTCCGGCGGTTGAGGGGGACCACTACGCGGAGACTCCTCGGGGGCCGCGTGAGACGCCGGTGGGTCCGGAGTCGGGCGGCCGGTGCATTTGGGATTTGCTGGAACGGCTGAGCCAGCAGGTGGATTATCTTCTGATCGCGGCGGATGCGGGTTGTTTCGAGCCGGTGGGCCGGGCGGTGTTGAGCTATTGCCATACGGTGTGCATACTGGCCCATCCGGAGAAGGATCACCTGGTGGCTTCGTACCAGACGGTCAAGACGATCGGGGCGGAGTTTCCGGGCCGGTCGATCGGGGCTTTTGTGACGCAGGCTCACGACCAGGAGCAGGCGCGGTCGATTTTTTCGCGGCTTGATCAGACGGCTCGTCGGTTCGCCAAGACGGGTTTGATCGACTTCGGGTATACGCTGAGCGATCAGAACGTTTCGCAGGAGTTGCTGTGCCGGGCGGATTTGGCGGGCAACGGCGACCACGACCGTCGCGATTGCGCGAGGCGGCTGGAGGAGTTTTTGACGGAGTTGGTTGAGGAGTTTCCCGGATCGCAGGATGAGGAGGCCGGCGCCTGTGAGGCGTTGGCGGAGGCGCCGGCGGCGGTTGAAGCTGAAGCGTCCGCGCCTGCCGAGGCGCAGGAATCAGTCAAGCACGTGGAGTCAGCCCCGATGATCAGCGATATTCGCAGCGAAACGGACAACGGCAACGGGCACGGCGCGGGCGGGTTGGTGGCGGTCGATCTCGACGGCGATCCGCGGAACGGCCAGGTGCTGCCGCAGCGGTTGGCTGGCGAGTTGCTCGGCGACGTGAAGATTTGTGGCGATACGTTCACCGAGTTCTTGGCGAATTGCGGGCTGCGGTGCTGTTTGGCGCGGGTGGGCGAGCGGTCGTCGCTGGTGATTCTGATTCGCGACGAGCAGGATTTGCAGACGGCGGCGTGGGCGTTGGGGAACTATCCGCAGAGCGAGCAGACGTTGATATTGATTACGGCGGTGGCGGTGGACGCGCCGCTTCATCGGAGCTGGTCGCGGCGGTTTGCCAAGACGCAGATCGTTCGTGGATTGGAGGGGCGGCTGGACGGGCGGCGGATGTTTGTTCTCGAGCGGCCGAGTCGTCAGTAA